A section of the Phacochoerus africanus isolate WHEZ1 chromosome 4, ROS_Pafr_v1, whole genome shotgun sequence genome encodes:
- the N4BP3 gene encoding NEDD4-binding protein 3: MARAPGPAGIAMGSVGSLLERQDFSPEELRAALAGSRGSRQPDGLLRKGLGQRELLSYLHLPKKDGKTTKRAPRNEPADYATLYYREHPRAGEFSKTSLPERGRFDKCRIRPSVFKPVTGTGKGFLSMQSLAAHKGQKLWRSNGSLHTLACHPPLSPGPRASQAQARAQLLHALSLDEGGPEPEPSLSDSSSGGSFGHSPSTGPGPFSSSLGHINHLGGSLDRASRGPKEAGLLPMMSCLPEPPPPYEFSCPTAEDMVAVLPDSCEELKRGLSDEDGSNPFTQVLEERQRLWLSELKRLYVERLHEVAQKAERSERNLQLQLFMAQQEQRRLRKELRAQQGLAPEPRPPGTLPEADPSTRPEEEARWEVCQKTAEISLLKQQLREAQAELAQKLAEIFSLKTQLRGSRAQAQAQDAELAQLREAVRSLQEQAPREEAPGSCETDDCKSRGLLGEAGGSEAGDGAEQLKAELLQERLRGQEQALRFEQERRTWQEEKERVLRYQREIQGGYMDMYRRNQALEQELRALREPPTPWSPRLESSKI, from the exons ATGGCCagagccccaggccctgctggcattgccatgggcagCGTGGGCAGCCTGTTGGAACGTCAGGACTTCTCCCCTGAAGAGCTGCGGGCGGCACTTGCGGGGTCTCGGGGCTCCCGCCAGCCTGATGGGCTCCTCCGGAAAGGCTTAGGCCAGCGGGAGCTCCTCAGCTACCTGCACCTCCCCAAGAAGGACGGCAAGACCACCAAGCGGGCCCCTCGTAACGAGCCTGCCGACTATGCCACCCTCTACTACCGGGAACATCCTCGGGCTGGTGAATTCAGCAAGACCTCGCTGCCTGAGCGGGGTCGTTTTGACAAG TGCCGCATTCGCCCATCAGTGTTCAAGCCAGTGACAGGCACCGGGAAAGGCTTCCTGTCCATGCAGAGCCTGGCGGCCCACAAGGGCCAGAAGCTGTGGCGCAGCAACGGCAGCCTGCACACGTTGGCCTGCCACCCACCCCTGAGCCCTGGGCCCCGGGccagccaggcccaggccaggGCCCAGCTGCTGCACGCCCTCAGCCTGGATGAGGGCGGCCCCGAGCCTGAGCCCAGTCTGTCTGACTCCTCCAGTGGGGGCAGCTTTGGCCACAGTCCCAGCACTGGCCCTGGTCCCTTCAGCTCTTCCCTGGGCCACATTAACCACCTTGGGGGCTCTCTGGACCGGGCCTCACGGGGTCCCAAGGAGGCTGGGCTGCTGCCTATGATGAGCTGCCTGCCCGAACCTCCGCCTCCCTATGAGTTCTCTTGTCCCACCGCTGAGGACATGGTGGCTGTGCTGCCTGACTCCTGTGAGGAGCTCAAGAGGGGCCTCAGTGATGAGGATGGCTCCAACCCCTTCACGCAG GTGCTAGAGGAGCGCCAGCGGCTTTGGCTATCTGAGCTAAAGCGCCTATACGTGGAGCGGCTGCATGAGGTGGCCCAGAAGGCCGAGCGCAGTGAGCGCAACCTCCAGCTCCAGCTGTTCATGGCCCAGCAGGAACAGCGGCGCCTGCGCAAGGAGCTGCGGGCGCAGCAGGGCCTGGCCCCAGAGCCCCGGCCTCCAGGCACCCTCCCAGAGGCCGATCCCAGCACTCGACCAGAGGAGGAAGCCCGATGGGAG GTGTGCCAAAAGACGGCGGAGATTAGCCTCCTGAAGCAGCAGCTACGGGAGGCCCAGGCCGAGCTGGCGCAGAAGCTAGCAGAGATCTTCAGCCTGAAGACGCAACTTCGGGGCAGccgggcccaggcccaggcccaggatgCAGAGCTGGCCCAGCTGCGTGAGGCTGTGCGGAGCCTGCAGGAGCAGGCCCCACGAGAGGAAGCCCCCGGCAGCTGTGAGACTGATGACTGCAAGAGCagggggctgctgggggaggcaggaggcagtgAGGCTGGAGATGGTGCCGAGCAGCTGAAGgctgagctgctgcaggagaGGCTCCGGGGCCAGGAGCAAGCGCTGCGCTTCGAGCAGGAGCGGCGGACAtggcaggaggagaaggagcgGGTGCTGCGCTACCAGCGGGAGATCCAGGGGGGCTACATGGACATGTACCGACGTAACCAGGCGCTGGAACAGGAGCTTCGGGCACTGCGGGAGCCCCCTACACCCTGGAGCCCCCGACTTGAGTCCTCCAAGATCTGA